In a single window of the Elaeis guineensis isolate ETL-2024a chromosome 8, EG11, whole genome shotgun sequence genome:
- the LOC140851253 gene encoding probable sarcosine oxidase: MDGDGFDVIVVGAGITGSCTAYEAAKRGRKVLLLERFDFLHHLGSSHGESRTIRATYPEDYYASMVLESYRLWEEAQSEIGYRVHTRTSHFDMGPAANKSLQCVIANCEPNSIDARILDRNQIHDVFSGAIQLPEQWIGVVTDVGGVIKTTKAVAMFQALAIVRGAVLRDHTEVKDIGRDEPGGGIWVATAGGERFRGRKCVLTVGAWMKKLVQAVSGLVLPIQPLLTTICYWKIKEGYEDEFSPEAGFPTFASTWMNPILLIVSISQFLYFI, encoded by the coding sequence ATGGACGGCGATGGGTTCGATGTGATCGTCGTTGGTGCCGGGATCACGGGGAGCTGTACGGCCTACGAAGCGGCGAAGCGCGGCCGTAAGGTGCTCCTCCTCGAGCGATTCGACTTCCTGCACCACCTTGGCTCGTCCCATGGCGAGTCCCGGACCATACGAGCCACCTACCCGGAAGATTACTACGCCTCGATGGTCCTCGAATCCTACCGTCTCTGGGAAGAAGCACAGTCGGAGATCGGCTACCGTGTCCACACCAGGACCTCCCATTTCGACATGGGCCCTGCGGCCAACAAGAGCCTCCAGTGCGTGATCGCCAATTGCGAGCCGAATTCGATCGATGCTCGCATCCTCGATCGAAACCAGATTCATGACGTGTTCTCTGGTGCAATCCAATTGCCGGAGCAGTGGATCGGGGTGGTGACCGATGTCGGAGGCGTGATCAAGACGACCAAGGCGGTCGCCATGTTCCAAGCGTTGGCCATCGTAAGAGGAGCCGTTCTCAGAGACCACACGGAGGTGAAGGACATCGGGAGAGACGAACCCGGAGGCGGCATCTGGGTTGCAACGGCCGGCGGGGAACGGTTCCGGGGGAGGAAGTGCGTGCTCACCGTCGGAGCCTGGATGAAGAAACTGGTGCAAGCAGTTAGTGGGCTGGTCCTACCGATCCAGCCTCTCCTCACAACTATTTGTTACTGGAAGATCAAGGAGGGGTACGAGGATGAATTCTCGCCGGAGGCCGGGTTTCCGACGTTTGCTAGCACCTGGATGAATCCAATTCTTCTTATagtaagcattagtcaatttttatactttatttga
- the LOC105037860 gene encoding probable sarcosine oxidase: MDGDGFDVIVVGAGIMGSCTAYEAAKRGRKVLLLERFDFLHHLGSSHGESRTIRATYPEDYYASMVLESYRLWEEAQSEIGYRVHTRTSHFDMGPAANKSLQCVIANCEPNSIDARILDRNQIHDVFSGAIQLPEQWIGVVTDVGGVIKPTKAVAMFQALAIVRGAVLRDHTEVKDIGRDEPGGGIWVATAGGERFRGRKCVLTVGAWMKKLVQAVSGLVLPIQPLHTTICYWKIKEGYEDEFSPEAGFPTFASYGEPYIYGTPSMEFPGLIKIAMHGGHPCDPERRDWESSSGVLVNSVVPWIEQVLRGRVEAGRPVMTQACMYSMTPDGDFIIDFLGGEFGKDVVVAGGFSGHGFKMGPVVGRILAEMAIDGEVAGFELKHFRLGRFEEDPKGNAKKFEDPVSSHVNQ, from the coding sequence ATGGACGGCGATGGGTTCGATGTGATCGTCGTTGGTGCCGGGATCATGGGGAGCTGTACGGCCTACGAAGCGGCGAAGCGCGGCCGTAAGGTGCTCCTCCTCGAGCGATTCGACTTCCTGCACCACCTTGGCTCGTCCCATGGCGAGTCCCGGACCATACGAGCCACCTACCCGGAAGATTACTACGCCTCGATGGTCCTCGAATCCTACCGTCTCTGGGAAGAAGCACAGTCGGAGATCGGCTACCGTGTCCACACCAGGACCTCCCATTTCGACATGGGCCCTGCGGCCAACAAGAGCCTCCAGTGCGTGATCGCCAATTGCGAGCCGAATTCGATCGATGCACGCATCCTCGATCGAAACCAGATTCATGACGTGTTCTCTGGTGCAATCCAATTGCCGGAGCAGTGGATCGGGGTGGTGACCGATGTCGGAGGCGTGATCAAGCCGACCAAGGCGGTCGCCATGTTCCAAGCGTTGGCCATCGTAAGAGGAGCCGTTCTCAGAGACCACACGGAGGTGAAGGACATCGGGAGAGACGAACCCGGAGGCGGCATCTGGGTTGCAACAGCCGGCGGGGAACGGTTCCGGGGGAGGAAGTGCGTGCTCACCGTCGGAGCCTGGATGAAGAAGCTGGTGCAAGCAGTTAGTGGGCTGGTCCTACCGATCCAGCCTCTCCACACAACTATTTGTTACTGGAAGATCAAGGAGGGGTACGAGGATGAATTCTCGCCGGAGGCCGGGTTCCCGACGTTTGCTAGCTACGGCGAGCCGTACATCTACGGCACGCCGTCGATGGAGTTCCCAGGGCTGATCAAGATTGCCATGCATGGAGGCCACCCGTGCGACCCCGAGCGGAGGGACTGGGAGTCGAGCTCAGGCGTGCTGGTGAACTCGGTGGTGCCATGGATCGAACAGGTGCTGCGGGGGCGCGTCGAGGCCGGGAGGCCGGTCATGACGCAGGCATGCATGTACTCGATGACACCCGACGGGGATTTCATCATCGACTTCCTCGGCGGGGAGTTCGGGAAGGACGTGGTGGTCGCCGGAGGCTTCTCCGGCCATGGTTTCAAGATGGGGCCAGTGGTAGGGAGGATTCTGGCAGAGATGGCGATCGATGGAGAGGTGGCAGGGTTTGAGCTGAAGCACTTCAGGTTGGGGAGGTTTGAGGAGGACCCGAAGGGGAATGCCAAGAAGTTCGAGGACCCAGTTTCCTCCCATGTCAACCAATGA